CGCGCTCCTGGCCAACTTTGTCGCCTTCCTTGCGTTGGCTGGGCTGCTCCTCGCGCTGCGCTATCGGCTGGAGCGCATCCGCCAGGACCTGGACGAAGCCCACGCGCTCAAGGCGCTGGCCGCGTCCACGGAGGCTCGTTCGCGATGAGAAACCTCTACCTCGCCTATGTTGCTACCTGGCTGATCCACGGCCTCTACCTGGTCATCCTCGCCCGCGCGTTCGCGCGGGTGCGCCGCGAATTCGAAGACCTGAAGAAGGACTGACGCATGGGCCGCGGTCTGACCAGAGAACAGGCTGAGGCTGTCCTGCGGGTGCAAGAGCGGGTGATAAGCCCGCTGGCGAGGATTCCCATCTACCTATTCCTCCTGGTTGGCTTGACCATGCTCGGCGGTGCTGGCTGGGCCCTTGCGCAAAGGCTTGTCGTCCTCAAGACCTGGCCCGAGACTCAAGCGGAAGTCACCCGCAGCAAAATGTTCAGCCACGTGGTCACGACCAACAGGCAAGAGAAGGACTCCATCGATTCGTCGCGCACCAGGACGGTTAGCACCAGCACGACTATGTACGGGGCCCAGCTCGAGTTCCGCTACACCGTCAACGGCCGCGAGTACAACACCCCAACCGGCGCCGGCTATGAGATTTCCGACGCCGGCAGGATGAGTGAATTGGTTTCCCGTTACGCAGTCGGGTCGCGCCATCCCATCCGCTACGATCCATCGGATCCCAGCGACATCCGTATCGAGGCCGATACCGCGATGTTCTTTGCTCCGCTCCTGATTGTGGGTGCCCTGGGGATGATTTCGACCGGCATCGGGGTGCGGTTGTGGCGTTCCTACGCGCGCCGGACTGCGGAATTGGCGAAGATCCGCGCCGCCGCGCGCCAATGAGGACCTCCCCCCACT
This DNA window, taken from Terriglobales bacterium, encodes the following:
- a CDS encoding CcmD family protein — protein: MRNLYLAYVATWLIHGLYLVILARAFARVRREFEDLKKD
- a CDS encoding DUF3592 domain-containing protein yields the protein MGRGLTREQAEAVLRVQERVISPLARIPIYLFLLVGLTMLGGAGWALAQRLVVLKTWPETQAEVTRSKMFSHVVTTNRQEKDSIDSSRTRTVSTSTTMYGAQLEFRYTVNGREYNTPTGAGYEISDAGRMSELVSRYAVGSRHPIRYDPSDPSDIRIEADTAMFFAPLLIVGALGMISTGIGVRLWRSYARRTAELAKIRAAARQ